The sequence below is a genomic window from Armatimonadota bacterium.
GGTAGGCGGGGTCCGGGAAAATGACGCCGCGGCCAGAAGGCGTCGCGACGCTGGTGTCGAATGCTCTGGCAGTCCGCTGCCGCCGGCGTTCCACGCAGAGCGAGTAACGGCGCCGGCGAGTTCAGGAGACAAGCGGTTGAAGGTCCTGATTCTCAGCATGCATTATCGCCCGGACCAGACCGGAAACGGCCCCCTTGTCGGCGATCTCGCCGAGCATCTGGCCGCCCAGGGGCACGAAGTCAGCGTTGTCTGCGGCATGCCCTTTTTCCCCGAGCGTGTGATCCCGCCCGCCTACCGGGACAAGTTGGCCTGCCGCGAGCGCATTAATGGGGTAGACGTTTACCGCACCTTCGTGTGGGTGCGCCCGCGGGGGTCCAACCTGGACAAGGCGCTGCTGCAGTTGTCGTTCGCCCTGTCGTGCGTTTATGGGCTGCTGCGCGCGGGGCGGCCGGAGGTGGTGCTGTGCGTGTCGCCGCCGTTTCCCAGCGGCGTGCCGGGGCTGCTGGCGGCGCGGGCGTGGCGAGTGCCGTTCATCTTCAACATCCAGGACATCTTCCCCGACGTAATCGAGCGCCTGGGAGTGCTGCGGGACGGCTGGCTCATGCGCCTGCTTCACGTGGTGGAGAAATGGATTTACCGCCACTCGGCGCGGGTGGCGGTCATCGCGCCCAGTTTCGCCGATAACCTCGCGGGCAAGGGAGTGCCGCACTCGAAGCTGGCGGTGATCTACAACTGGGTGGACACGGATTTCATCCGGCCGCTGCCGCGGGACAACGAGGTGCGGCGCGAACTCGACCTCGACAACCAGTTCGTGGTGCTCTACGCCGGCAACCTGGGGCGCTCGCAGAGCCTGGAGGTGCTGCTGGAAGCGGCGCGCATGATGCAATCGGATCACACGCAGTTTCTCATCGTGGGCGACGGCACGCGCAAGCAGGCGTTGGTGGATCAGGCGCAGGCAATGCGTTTAACCAACGTGCGCTTCCTGCCGCTGCAACCGCGGGAGAAGCTGCCGCTGCTGCTGGCGGCCGCTGATGTCTCGGTTGTCCTGCTGCGCGAGGAGGCGTCCCACACCAGCCTTCCCTCCAAGATTCCCACCATCATGTCGAGCGCGCGGCCGCTGGTGGCGTCGGTGGCGCTGTCCTCCGACGCCGCGCGCATCGTCACCCAGAACCGCTGCGGCATCGCCGTCCCTCCCAACGACCCCGTCCCCCTGGTGGCCGCCCTGCGCGCCCTGCGCGACGATCGCGCCCTGTGTGATGATCTCGCGCGCCGCGCCCGCCGCGGGGCCGAGCAGTCGTTCAGTCGTCACGGCGCCCTTAGCGCCTACGAGGAACTGCTGCTGGGCAT
It includes:
- a CDS encoding glycosyltransferase family 4 protein — translated: MKVLILSMHYRPDQTGNGPLVGDLAEHLAAQGHEVSVVCGMPFFPERVIPPAYRDKLACRERINGVDVYRTFVWVRPRGSNLDKALLQLSFALSCVYGLLRAGRPEVVLCVSPPFPSGVPGLLAARAWRVPFIFNIQDIFPDVIERLGVLRDGWLMRLLHVVEKWIYRHSARVAVIAPSFADNLAGKGVPHSKLAVIYNWVDTDFIRPLPRDNEVRRELDLDNQFVVLYAGNLGRSQSLEVLLEAARMMQSDHTQFLIVGDGTRKQALVDQAQAMRLTNVRFLPLQPREKLPLLLAAADVSVVLLREEASHTSLPSKIPTIMSSARPLVASVALSSDAARIVTQNRCGIAVPPNDPVPLVAALRALRDDRALCDDLARRARRGAEQSFSRHGALSAYEELLLGIANGRT